One segment of Natronosalvus halobius DNA contains the following:
- a CDS encoding Single-stranded DNA binding protein codes for MDIDTHAEDLASDLGVDKEEVKADLQNLLEYSVPLDEATQSLRRKYGDGSSGGSSGAPSARDVGEITPDDGSVTVTGVVLSAGERSIRYQGSDHVIVEGELADETGVIDFTAWEDFGLSPGDTITAGNAGVREWDGEPELNLGESTSLSFLEESLEIPYEVGGDADLADLRTGDRAKTIEVAVLECEERTINGRDGETEILSGVFGDESGRLPFTNWDPVPEIEEGASVHIENAYVREFRGVPEVNVSEFSTVTALETDVDVGSDAPRLPIGEAVATGGVYDVELVGNLLAVRDGSGLIQRCPECNRVIQKGQCRTHGDVDGVDDLRVKAILDDGTGAVTVILDDELTEDVYGGDLEDAKDEAREAMDQEAVADTIRENVVGTEYRVRGHLSVDEYGANLDASTFAESDDDPVERARALLDGRNRGTEVDA; via the coding sequence ATGGATATCGATACCCATGCCGAGGATCTCGCCTCCGATCTCGGTGTTGACAAAGAGGAGGTCAAAGCAGACCTGCAGAATTTACTCGAGTACAGCGTTCCACTCGACGAGGCCACACAGAGCCTCCGTCGAAAGTACGGCGACGGCTCGAGCGGCGGCTCGAGCGGTGCGCCCTCGGCCAGAGACGTCGGGGAGATCACGCCCGACGACGGCTCCGTGACGGTCACCGGGGTCGTCCTGAGTGCCGGGGAGCGGTCGATCCGCTACCAGGGCTCGGACCACGTCATCGTCGAGGGCGAACTCGCCGACGAGACCGGCGTGATCGACTTCACCGCCTGGGAGGACTTCGGCCTCTCGCCGGGCGACACGATCACCGCGGGCAACGCCGGCGTCCGCGAGTGGGACGGCGAACCCGAACTCAACCTCGGGGAGAGTACGTCGCTGTCGTTCCTCGAGGAGTCCCTCGAGATCCCCTACGAGGTCGGCGGCGACGCCGACCTCGCCGACCTCAGGACGGGCGACCGCGCGAAGACGATCGAGGTCGCCGTCCTGGAGTGCGAGGAACGGACGATCAACGGCCGGGACGGCGAGACCGAGATCCTCAGCGGGGTCTTCGGCGACGAGAGCGGTCGACTGCCGTTCACGAACTGGGATCCGGTCCCAGAGATCGAGGAGGGCGCCTCCGTTCACATCGAGAACGCCTACGTCCGTGAGTTTCGCGGCGTGCCCGAAGTGAACGTCTCCGAATTCTCGACGGTGACAGCCCTCGAGACGGACGTCGACGTCGGCTCAGACGCGCCCAGACTCCCCATCGGAGAGGCCGTCGCGACCGGCGGCGTCTACGACGTGGAACTCGTCGGGAACCTGCTGGCCGTCCGCGACGGCTCCGGGCTGATCCAGCGCTGTCCCGAGTGCAATCGCGTGATCCAGAAGGGGCAGTGTCGCACCCACGGCGACGTCGACGGCGTCGACGACCTCCGGGTGAAGGCGATCCTGGACGACGGCACCGGCGCCGTGACGGTAATCCTGGACGACGAACTCACCGAGGACGTCTACGGCGGTGACCTGGAGGATGCGAAGGACGAGGCCCGCGAGGCGATGGACCAGGAGGCCGTCGCGGACACCATCCGGGAGAACGTCGTCGGCACGGAGTACCGCGTTCGCGGCCACCTCTCGGTCGACGAGTACGGCGCGAACCTGGACGCCAGCACGTTCGCCGAAAGCGACGACGATCCCGTCGAACGCGCTCGAGCGTTGCTGGATGGCCGTAACCGCGGGACGGAGGTGGACGCATGA
- a CDS encoding metallophosphoesterase — protein MARLEPVPDEPVAVAELDDERALVIADYHAGYEVGLRYERGVDVPSRADERRTRLCSLLERTAASRLIVLGDLMHAIGDPGGAERGELEVLFESLPDGVSVTLVRGNHDGAIEGWLGTGYEGFDGSGNQDGGGTVEGELGGTQLRITDGSGVRLDGLGCCHGHTWPDRSVLEAGIVCLGHEHPTVRLEDDVGGARVERVWLRGRLDPDPFRERDDEDYDGLPWLEGDADPPEVVVVPAFNDLAGGTWTNRENQSFLAPFLPAGLDSTESYLLDGTRLGPYQRV, from the coding sequence ATGGCCCGCCTCGAGCCCGTGCCCGACGAACCGGTGGCGGTCGCGGAACTGGACGACGAACGCGCGCTCGTGATCGCGGACTACCACGCCGGCTACGAGGTGGGGTTGCGCTACGAGCGCGGCGTCGACGTCCCCAGTCGAGCAGACGAGCGTCGAACCCGGTTGTGCTCGCTGCTCGAACGAACCGCCGCGAGTCGGCTGATCGTCCTCGGCGACCTGATGCACGCCATCGGCGATCCAGGCGGCGCGGAGCGAGGCGAACTCGAGGTGCTGTTCGAGTCGCTTCCCGACGGTGTCTCGGTGACGCTGGTCCGGGGCAATCACGACGGAGCCATCGAGGGATGGCTGGGGACGGGGTACGAGGGGTTCGACGGTTCTGGGAACCAAGACGGCGGCGGCACCGTCGAGGGTGAACTGGGCGGTACGCAGCTTCGGATCACGGACGGCAGCGGCGTCCGACTCGATGGTCTCGGCTGTTGTCACGGTCACACCTGGCCCGACCGGTCGGTACTCGAGGCCGGCATCGTCTGTCTCGGCCACGAACACCCCACCGTTCGACTCGAGGACGACGTCGGCGGCGCCCGGGTCGAGCGCGTCTGGCTTCGCGGACGACTCGACCCTGATCCGTTTCGCGAGCGTGACGACGAGGACTACGACGGACTACCGTGGCTCGAGGGCGACGCGGACCCGCCCGAGGTCGTGGTCGTGCCGGCGTTCAACGACCTGGCAGGCGGGACGTGGACCAACCGCGAGAACCAGTCGTTTTTGGCGCCGTTTTTGCCGGCAGGGCTCGACTCGACGGAGTCGTACCTGCTCGACGGGACTCGACTCGGGCCCTATCAGCGCGTGTGA
- a CDS encoding tRNA-dihydrouridine synthase codes for MSPLSPSAPLSPSPPLVLASLSGQSDAEWALAAAEWAGCAFLGGIALDAPSREAARELVARDRTEFLPDDPVAFVDDQLAALQDEPLQAGINVRSASADAIPAVARVCRKRDALLEINAHCRQPELCAVGCGETLLRDTDRLGEYVATAVDCGATVGVKIRAEVPGVDLPALCRSLEAAGASFVHVDAMDSESVIADVTDACDLYVIANNGVRDESTVREYLAYGADAVSVGRPSDNPVVLERVRRALENETPATDR; via the coding sequence ATGTCACCGCTCTCACCCTCCGCACCACTCTCGCCCTCCCCGCCACTCGTACTGGCCAGCCTCTCGGGACAATCGGACGCCGAGTGGGCCCTCGCGGCCGCCGAGTGGGCCGGCTGTGCGTTCCTCGGTGGTATCGCCCTCGACGCCCCGTCCCGCGAGGCCGCCCGCGAACTCGTCGCCCGCGACCGGACCGAATTCCTGCCCGACGACCCGGTCGCGTTCGTCGACGATCAACTCGCCGCGCTCCAGGACGAGCCCCTGCAAGCGGGTATCAACGTCAGGAGCGCGAGCGCCGACGCCATCCCGGCCGTCGCTCGCGTCTGCCGGAAGCGAGATGCGTTGCTCGAGATCAACGCCCACTGCCGCCAGCCCGAACTCTGTGCGGTCGGCTGTGGCGAAACGCTCCTGCGAGACACGGACCGACTCGGCGAGTACGTCGCCACCGCCGTGGACTGCGGCGCGACCGTCGGCGTCAAGATCCGCGCTGAGGTCCCCGGCGTCGACTTGCCGGCGCTGTGTCGCTCGCTCGAGGCCGCCGGCGCGTCGTTCGTCCACGTCGACGCGATGGACTCCGAATCAGTCATCGCCGACGTCACCGACGCCTGCGACCTGTACGTGATCGCCAACAACGGCGTCCGCGACGAGTCGACGGTTCGTGAGTACCTCGCCTACGGCGCCGACGCGGTCAGCGTCGGCCGACCCAGCGACAACCCGGTCGTCCTGGAGCGGGTACGGCGGGCACTGGAAAACGAGACGCCGGCAACTGATCGATAA
- the cofD gene encoding 2-phospho-L-lactate transferase, which produces MVTFLSGGTGTPKLLDGAGAAFSPDEITVIANTGDDIELGGLFVSPDVDTLLFQGGGVLDRERWWGIRGDTHRTHSALSDIAAAANLADGPQYLEASRQTEGRDIARWRRFSGIAEFMTIGDRDRAVHLTRTSLLDQGHTLSEATDVLADGFGLTIDVLPMSDDAVASLIHTEDGLMHFQEYWVAHRGEPTITNVEFRGSSTAEPAPGVLEALSDAVVIGPSNPVTSIGPMLALPGVARALMETPVVAVSPFLGNEPFSGPASDLMEAVGATPNTAGLATAYPFADAFVIDSDDPTEFDRPTIQTDIRIDSPEDAGRVIQAIDEALSIVA; this is translated from the coding sequence ATGGTTACGTTCCTCTCCGGGGGTACCGGTACGCCGAAGCTGTTAGACGGGGCCGGAGCGGCGTTCTCGCCGGACGAGATTACCGTCATCGCCAACACCGGCGACGACATCGAACTCGGCGGTCTCTTCGTCTCTCCCGACGTCGACACACTTCTCTTTCAGGGCGGCGGCGTCCTCGACCGCGAACGGTGGTGGGGAATCAGGGGTGACACCCACCGCACGCACTCGGCGCTCTCGGACATCGCCGCGGCGGCCAACCTCGCCGACGGCCCGCAGTATCTCGAGGCCTCGAGACAGACAGAGGGTCGCGACATCGCCCGGTGGCGTCGATTCTCGGGCATCGCGGAGTTCATGACGATCGGCGATCGCGACCGAGCAGTTCACCTCACGCGGACCAGTCTCCTCGACCAGGGACACACGCTTTCGGAGGCCACCGACGTCCTCGCCGACGGATTCGGGCTGACGATCGACGTCCTACCGATGAGCGACGACGCCGTCGCGAGCCTGATCCATACCGAGGACGGCCTGATGCACTTCCAGGAGTACTGGGTCGCCCACCGAGGGGAACCGACGATCACGAACGTCGAGTTCCGGGGCTCGTCGACCGCCGAACCGGCCCCGGGAGTGCTCGAGGCGCTCTCCGACGCCGTCGTGATCGGTCCCTCGAACCCGGTAACGAGCATCGGGCCGATGCTCGCGCTGCCCGGCGTCGCGAGGGCGCTGATGGAGACCCCCGTCGTCGCCGTCTCGCCGTTCCTGGGCAACGAGCCCTTTTCCGGCCCGGCCAGCGACCTGATGGAGGCCGTCGGCGCGACGCCGAACACGGCCGGCCTGGCGACGGCGTACCCCTTCGCCGACGCGTTCGTCATCGACAGCGACGACCCGACCGAGTTCGACCGGCCGACGATCCAGACCGACATCCGGATCGACTCGCCGGAGGACGCCGGTCGCGTGATCCAGGCCATCGACGAGGCGCTCTCAATAGTCGCCTGA